From Rhodamnia argentea isolate NSW1041297 chromosome 10, ASM2092103v1, whole genome shotgun sequence, a single genomic window includes:
- the LOC115742669 gene encoding F-box protein At5g51370-like, whose protein sequence is MSVQPSPKKANPSPKPKRRASSWSDFWVKNTHSKPLNQVIFTMQLPPLSDKDPNNPKAQTFFSNFSKIDRTRLLPDEVLLNVLARLPDSQRLSNFLVCKRWLNLQGRLVRSLKVLDWGFIESGRLIVRFPNLTHVDLSRSCVVSPRNSGILLHHGSISMHLNTGFSPIYRILEENLLSVEVIDKGLKILANGCPNLCKLVVVGASEFGLLSVAEECLTLQELELHKCNDNVLRGIAGCKNLQILKLVGSVDGFYASYVTDIGLTILAQGCRRLVRLELSGCEGSFDGIKAIGQCCQMLEELTLCDHRMDGGWLAGLSYCENLKTLRFQSCRTIDSSPGPDEFLGLCPALERLHLQKCHLRDKNSVRAMFMVCHAVRDIVVQDCWGLENDIFSLASSCRRVKYLSLEGCSLLTTEGLEPVIFSWKELQSLRVISCKSIKDNEVSPALSTLFSVLKELKWRPDTKSLLAASLAGSGMGKRGGKFFKRT, encoded by the exons ATGTCGGTCCAGCCATCGCCGAAGAAAGCAAATCCTAGCCCTAAGCCCAAGCGAAGAGCCTCCAGCTGGTCCGACTTCTGGGTCAAGAACACCCACTCCAAGCCTCTCAACCAAGTAATTTTCACTATGCAACTCCCTCCTCTCTCTGATAAAGACCCTAATAATCCCAAAGCCCAGAcctttttctccaatttctccAAAATCGACCGTACCCGCTTGTTGCCCGACGAGGTTTTGCTCAACGTACTCGCTAGACTGCCTGATTCGCAGAGACTCTCTAATTTCCTCGTTTGCAAGCGATGGCTGAATCTCCAAGGTCGCCTTGTGAGGTCCTTGAAAGTCCTGGATTGGGGCTTCATCGAATCGGGTCGACTGATTGTAAGATTCCCGAATCTAACGCACGTTGATTTGAGCCGCTCTTGCGTTGTTTCGCCCCGAAACTCGGGCATTTTGTTGCATCATGGTAGTATCTCCATGCATTTGAATACTGGATTTTCGCCCATTTATCGTATTCTTGAAGAAAATTTGCTCTCTGTCGAGGTAATTGACAAGGGACTGAAAATACTTGCGAATGGTTGCCCCAACTTGTGTAAGCTTGTGGTGGTTGGTGCTAGTGAGTTCGGGCTGTTGAGTGTGGCTGAAGAGTGTTTGACACTGCAGGAGTTGGAATTGCACAAGTGTAATGATAATGTTTTGCGTGGAATTGCTGGTTGCAAGAATTTGCAAATCCTGAAATTGGTTGGCAGTGTGGATGGATTTTATGCTTCTTATGTTACTGATATTGGCCTAACTATTTTGGCGCAAGGGTGTAGGAGGTTGGTGAGGCTTGAGCTTTCTGGATGTGAGGGAAGCTTTGATGGAATTAAAGCCATTGGGCAGTGTTGTCAAATGTTGGAGGAATTGACCCTTTGCGATCACAGGATGGATGGTGGTTGGTTGGCAGGACTCTCCTACTGTGAGAATTTGAAGACTTTGAGATTCCAGTCTTGTAGAACCATCGATTCTAGTCCAGGACCGGACGAGTTTTTGGGTCTTTGTCCGGCACTTGAGCGATTACATCTGCAAAAGTGCCACTTGCGGGATAAAAACAGTGTCAGGGCAATGTTTATGGTGTGTCATGCCGTCAGGGATATTGTTGTGCAGGACTGCTGGGGTTTAGAAAATGATATCTTTAGCTTGGCGAGTTCGTGCAG GAGGGTAAAATATCTTTCTTTAGAAGGATGTTCTCTGCTGACGACAGAGGGCCTAGAGCCCGTGATTTTTTCCTGGAAGGAGCTTCAAAGTCTGAGGGTTATATCATGTAAAAGTATAAAGGACAATGAAGTCTCTCCAGCACTATCAACACTTTTCTCAGTTCTTAAAGAGTTGAAGTGGAGGCCAGACACCAAATCTCTCCTTGCAGCAAGTCTTGCGGGAAGTGGGATGGGAAAGAGAGGTGGCAAGTTTTTCAAGCGGACATGA